From the Thermococcus sp. 18S1 genome, one window contains:
- a CDS encoding DUF58 domain-containing protein, which translates to MTAARSFISTALWFIAAGIIFSMPGLAYLAIIPMTVLAVGLLVDPPEGISVERKLVKTNLRVGEELRVSVHLKVRRGLGFVVIRDALPEEFALVDGSNVRAFFKGPRELVVEYEYVIKPAKRGRYRIGRSEVLGYHVFGLKPSRWGVFGEETYLSVLPRVSLPKRTRTPVTKSQIPIPVTSVSIRGVASTDFREIREYRAGDPVRFINWKASARKGEVLVNEFEKEGKKTVLFIIDATGSKVGSSVENPLEYSIQLVSSLAYYFTKRNYNVGLYVVGHGKLILPATGSKQLYIMVKTLLELEEVEVEKEDFVRAVEGLKHVIIRYTPLVIYVSNLLPERLAEIREGIRRLRPIYRDKRLPMLVFDVSTYSLLERDVSSLILLEKRALRHDLLRAGVYSILWDPTREDVTSVVTKTVRLIR; encoded by the coding sequence ATGACCGCGGCCCGCTCCTTCATCTCCACCGCCCTCTGGTTCATCGCAGCCGGGATAATCTTCTCCATGCCGGGACTGGCGTACCTGGCGATAATTCCCATGACGGTGCTGGCGGTGGGGCTTTTGGTTGATCCCCCGGAGGGAATATCGGTTGAGAGGAAGCTCGTTAAAACGAACCTTCGGGTGGGGGAAGAACTGAGGGTCAGCGTGCACCTCAAGGTCAGGCGCGGCCTCGGCTTCGTGGTGATAAGGGACGCCCTCCCGGAGGAGTTCGCGCTGGTGGATGGGAGCAACGTCCGGGCGTTTTTCAAGGGGCCCCGGGAACTGGTGGTGGAGTATGAGTACGTCATCAAACCCGCGAAGAGGGGCAGGTACCGCATCGGCCGCAGTGAGGTGCTGGGATACCACGTCTTTGGGCTTAAACCGAGCAGGTGGGGTGTTTTTGGTGAAGAAACCTACCTATCAGTGCTGCCGCGCGTAAGCCTTCCGAAGAGGACCAGAACGCCCGTTACAAAGTCCCAGATTCCCATCCCCGTGACGAGCGTCTCCATCAGGGGCGTGGCCTCCACGGACTTCAGGGAGATAAGGGAGTACCGCGCGGGCGACCCCGTCCGCTTCATAAACTGGAAGGCGTCCGCCAGGAAGGGTGAGGTTCTGGTAAACGAGTTCGAGAAGGAGGGCAAAAAGACGGTGCTTTTCATCATAGACGCAACGGGCTCCAAAGTTGGCTCCTCCGTGGAAAACCCCCTGGAATACAGCATCCAGCTCGTCTCTTCCCTGGCGTACTACTTCACAAAGAGGAACTACAACGTTGGTCTCTACGTAGTGGGCCACGGGAAGCTCATCCTTCCCGCTACCGGCTCAAAACAGCTCTATATCATGGTTAAAACGCTCCTGGAGCTTGAAGAGGTTGAGGTTGAAAAGGAGGACTTTGTTCGCGCCGTGGAAGGCCTCAAGCACGTGATTATCCGCTACACCCCCCTTGTGATTTACGTCTCAAACCTGCTCCCCGAAAGACTGGCTGAGATCAGGGAGGGCATAAGAAGGCTTCGTCCGATATACCGGGATAAACGGCTTCCAATGCTCGTGTTCGATGTATCCACGTACTCGCTTTTGGAGAGGGACGTCAGCTCGCTGATACTGCTGGAGAAGCGGGCCCTCCGGCACGACCTTCTAAGGGCTGGGGTGTACTCAATCCTCTGGGACCCGACCAGGGAAGACGTGACCTCCGTCGTTACAAAAACAGTGAGGCTGATAAGATGA
- a CDS encoding MoxR family ATPase: MNAESYATLCDEVVSVVSKVYIGNEEVVRKTLAAALVNGNILFEDHPGLGKTLLAKAFGRALGLEYRRVQFTPDLLPSDIIGTKVWRQNLGTFELIKGPIFTHVLLADEINRAPPKTQSALLEAMEERQVTIEGDTMKLEMPFFVIATQNPIEYEGTYPLPEAQLDRFLLRMSVGYPKSLDDEVGILKARISWGKDDPTADMEPVMDRGTFLEMQAFVEHEVFIHDEVLKYIAGIVREVRKDERVEAGPSPRGALALLKVSKANAMMNGRDFVVPDDVKRYVIDALAHRIVLGAEYAFEGVSGREVVEAAVKRVPVPKEFEREE, from the coding sequence ATGAACGCGGAGTCCTACGCAACCCTCTGTGATGAAGTCGTCTCGGTTGTTTCGAAGGTTTACATCGGCAACGAGGAGGTTGTGAGGAAAACGCTGGCAGCAGCTCTCGTAAATGGAAACATACTCTTTGAAGACCACCCGGGTCTGGGGAAAACCCTGCTTGCTAAGGCCTTCGGCCGCGCCCTCGGCCTGGAGTACCGCAGAGTTCAGTTCACGCCCGACCTGCTGCCGAGCGATATCATAGGGACCAAAGTCTGGAGGCAGAACCTTGGAACGTTTGAGCTCATAAAGGGGCCGATCTTTACCCACGTTCTTCTGGCGGACGAGATAAACCGCGCTCCCCCCAAGACCCAATCGGCACTGCTCGAGGCGATGGAGGAACGCCAAGTGACCATAGAGGGCGACACCATGAAGCTTGAGATGCCCTTCTTCGTGATAGCCACCCAGAACCCCATCGAGTACGAGGGAACCTACCCCCTCCCGGAGGCCCAGCTCGACAGGTTCCTCCTCAGAATGAGCGTGGGTTATCCTAAGAGCCTGGATGACGAAGTTGGAATCCTTAAGGCAAGGATATCGTGGGGCAAGGACGACCCAACCGCTGACATGGAGCCGGTCATGGACAGGGGCACGTTCCTGGAGATGCAGGCGTTCGTTGAGCACGAGGTGTTCATACACGACGAGGTTCTCAAATACATCGCGGGAATCGTCAGGGAGGTCAGAAAGGACGAAAGGGTTGAGGCGGGCCCGAGTCCCAGAGGCGCTCTGGCGCTGCTGAAGGTTTCCAAGGCGAACGCCATGATGAACGGCAGGGATTTCGTTGTTCCAGATGACGTCAAGAGATACGTCATAGATGCACTGGCCCACAGAATCGTTCTCGGGGCTGAGTACGCCTTTGAGGGGGTGAGCGGTCGGGAGGTCGTCGAGGCGGCGGTTAAGAGGGTTCCGGTTCCCAAAGAGTTCGAGCGTGAGGAGTGA